In Paraflavitalea devenefica, the genomic window AAATTTGGGATATAATTGAGCGCTTGTTACTGAAGCCGCAGCGTCCTCTGCCACGCACAAAGCTTTACCAGGAGAGACACTGCGGGGAAATCAATAATTAATCCTTACGTCAGCCATTGCCTTTTCTGTGTTCCGTATTCTATTTCCAATCCCGGCCTTCCGTACAGGCCGGGATTTGTTTTCTTTACCATAATCTTTCCGGGCAGCGGTCGTTGTACCTGTTGCCCAATAAAAATCCTATCTGCAATTCGTGCGTACCCTTGCTCACCGTTTTTAAGCCGGAAGTGGAAACATCATACGAATAACCCATATTTACCTTGTTGCTGATGTTAACGCCCAGCATGCCTGCGAAGCCATCCTTGTACCGGTAGCTGCTGCCGATCCATACAAGGTCCAGGTATTGCAGCTTGATATTCATTTCCGCACCCAGGGGTAAAGGCTGTATGTACCGGAGCATGACGGAAGGTAGGCAACTGATGTCATCGTTGAGAAAAAAGCGGTAACCGGCCGTTATAAATGTATGGGGTAACAGCTTGCCAGGAGAAGACTGTACGATGTTATCAGAAAAGGTCAGTGGGGCGGGAACCACCTGTTGAATGGCGATACCGGCAAAATAATCCCTGCTGTACAACCACAGGCCTGCGCTGATATCCGGCTTTATACGGCCCGCCTGTTTTGTACTCACAGCCGGGTCTACCTGGGCAGGATTGCCAAAGTTGAGCTTGTCTGTCTGCAGGCTCATGCTGGCGATCCCTGCACTCACACCCATGGATAAAGTAGTCACAGTAGAGAGCGGCAGGTGGTAGGCGTAGGTACCATAAGCGGCAAAACGGTTCAGGGGGCCGGTACGGTCATTAAGTATGGTAAGCCCTACCCCACTGTGCGCCTCAGGCGCCTGGTACTCGCGCCAGTAAGCCCTTCCTCTTGGGTTCTCCCCTACGGGCTGAAAACCGGTAGCGGTCTCACGGCCATAATCATCCTTTTTCAAGGGAGCATGGATGGTAAGGTAAGTAGTTACGGGCGCATCCTCCAATCCCACCCATTGATGGCGGTGACTTAGTTTAACATCCGTATAGTTCTCAATACCGGCAATGGCCGGGTTGATGATGTAATTGTTGAGGACGTACTGTGTATAATAAGGTCTTTGTTGCGCCTGCAAGGGCAATGTGCAGCAGCATAACAAAAAGAGTTTAATGATTTTCATACAGAGGATTTACTTAATGATAGAGATAGAACCGGATAGTTTTTCGAGACCATTTTTCAGGTCAATGATGTAATAGTAGACACCCATTGGAAGTGGCTGCCCTTTGAGTCTTCCATCCCATCCATTACCGGGCTGGTAGCTGGTAGCACTGTACACCAGTTGTCCATACCGGTTAAACACCTGCACGGAAGCCCCGGGAAATTTGTCGAGGTATTTGATCTCCCAACGGTCATTGATACCATCGCCATTGGGTGAAAAGGCATTGGGAATGTCCTGTTTTTCCATAACGATCACCGTAAGCTGTCCGGAAGCCGTACAGCCATATTGTGTAGTGGCTTGCACCTGATACACGGTAGTTACAAGCGGCCGTGCCAGCGGGGCCATCACCGTATCACTGCTGAGGCCAATGCCGGGCTGCCATTTGATATTTTGTACGATGCCCGCAATGCCTGCATTGAGCTGTAGCTGGTCGCCTTTGAAAATAGCCATACGACTGGCAACAGGCTGCACTACCGGCAGCGGATGCACGGTCATGGTGATGGTGCCGGAAGGCAGGATGGCGGGCGAAGCACAGACCGCCGTGCTTTGCAGTACGCAACTCACGACATCTCCGTCTTTCAACGTGCTGCTTGTGTAGGTACTGGTATGCGAGTTGGCAGGCTGATTGTTCAACATCCATTGGTAACCGGGCGATGTACCACCATTCATGGTCTTTGCTGTAAAGGTGACGGTTTCACCATCACAGATCTCCTGGTCAGATACGGAGATATTGATGGCTGTTGGCAGTGTGGGCAGTACGGTGATCGCAACATCACTGCTGTCGGTACAACCTGTACCATTGATACCCACCGCTATAAACCGGGCCGTGGTATTACCGGCTGCTATACCGGTCACTTTTCCTGCTGTATTGATCGTGGCCACTGCGTTGTTGAGCACTTTCCAGGAACTGTTCATTGTATTGGTAGCGTTACTCAATACCAGCACAGCCTGCTCACACAAGGAGAAATCATTGGTGGCGGAAATGATGGGTTGCAGCGAAGGCAGGTTATGTACAGTGATCACTGCTTCCACACTGTCTGTACAGCCCGCCGCATTGGTAGCTATATACCGGATGGTGGTATTGCCGCCTCCCACACCGGTCACTTTGCCTGTTGCTATGTCAACAGTGGCCACCGCCGGGTTGGTGCTTTTCCAATAGCCGGCCGCACCTGTGGTGGTATTGGCCAGTTGCAGACTGCTGTTGGCGCACAGCAATTGCACACCGGTAATGGGTTGCATGGCCGGCAGCGGATGCACGGTGATATTGGCCGCCACACTGTCGGTACATCCTGCAACAGTAGTGGCTATATACCTCATGGTGGCATTACCTGCTTTGATGCCCTGTACCAGGCCTGCGGTGCTGATTGTTGCCGTGGAGGCATCGAGGCTTTTCCAGGCGAATGTTGCACTTATCGTTGCATTGCTCAGTTGGGTGGTTTTGCCGGTGCACAATTGTTGGTTACCGGTAATAGGTTGCATAGCAGGCAGGGCGTTGACCGTAAGTGGTACAATGGCTGTTGTGTCGGCTGCAAAGGGACAATGTTTGACATAGGCCCTGTATCGCCATCCGTTCTGGCCGGTACCGGGATGGATAATTTGAAGGGTGGAACCAGTAGCGCCAACAGAGTCTGTAAAGCCATTGCCATCATTTTTATCAATCTGCCATTGGTAGCTAATGGTGGCATTGCTGGTAGCCTGCGCAGAAAAGGAAGTATCTATCTGTGTACATACCACCGCCGGTACGGGTTGTTGGGTGATGATGAGCGGCATGCCTGACGATTCGTAAGCTCCCTGGTCTATCACTCCCTGCTGTATCCGCCCGTTGCCGGCCAGGTCGGTATTGGCGCCACCATTACTGTTGTAACTGGTATTGTCGCCTGCATTCACCGCCGGTGAGCAGTTGGTAAGCCGCAGGAAATCCGGGTGACCGGGTGTGGTCGACAAAAACCACCAGGCTTCATTGGCTGGTGTGAGCGCCGGTACGGCAGTATGTAGCTGGCTGAAACCTGCTCCATTAACGATGGAGGTGCCAATCCCCATTACAATGCTATTATTCAGGAATGTACTACCGGTTGTATGATAAATGGCTGATCCGTTGCCCGCAGTATTTTTATAGAAAGTAACATTGGTAATATGGCTGGTGGCATTGCTGGCGATGTATAATGCGCCGCCGTTGGTGA contains:
- a CDS encoding PorP/SprF family type IX secretion system membrane protein, with protein sequence MKIIKLFLLCCCTLPLQAQQRPYYTQYVLNNYIINPAIAGIENYTDVKLSHRHQWVGLEDAPVTTYLTIHAPLKKDDYGRETATGFQPVGENPRGRAYWREYQAPEAHSGVGLTILNDRTGPLNRFAAYGTYAYHLPLSTVTTLSMGVSAGIASMSLQTDKLNFGNPAQVDPAVSTKQAGRIKPDISAGLWLYSRDYFAGIAIQQVVPAPLTFSDNIVQSSPGKLLPHTFITAGYRFFLNDDISCLPSVMLRYIQPLPLGAEMNIKLQYLDLVWIGSSYRYKDGFAGMLGVNISNKVNMGYSYDVSTSGLKTVSKGTHELQIGFLLGNRYNDRCPERLW